From a region of the Betaproteobacteria bacterium genome:
- a CDS encoding tripartite tricarboxylate transporter substrate binding protein, which produces MSASRAIAASALALLSAAALAQTYPTKPIRIVVPFAAGGPADVYARVLGRNMQETLGQPSVVENRPGGGSVVGTDIVAKSPADGYTLLLMSNTHTVNESLLPKRPFQLMRDFVPIAPINYSDLVLVVHPSVGIDSVKRLLAMARSRPGVLNYASSGPGTPYHMAGELFKSMAKVDIVHVPYKGSSGARTDVLGGQVEMMFDAITTMAPNVQAGRVRALATTGRTRSAALPSVPTVDEAGVPGYDAVIWLGIMAPTGTPKPVVDRLNAEVRKVLARADIKDAWKKQGAETMDMGPERFDEFLRGDIEKWASVVKGAGIKVD; this is translated from the coding sequence ATGTCCGCATCGCGTGCAATCGCAGCAAGCGCACTGGCGCTGCTTTCCGCCGCTGCCCTGGCCCAGACCTATCCCACCAAGCCGATTCGCATCGTGGTGCCGTTCGCCGCCGGCGGGCCAGCCGACGTGTATGCCCGCGTGCTAGGCCGGAACATGCAGGAGACCCTCGGTCAACCGTCCGTGGTCGAGAACCGCCCCGGCGGCGGTTCCGTGGTCGGCACCGACATCGTCGCCAAGTCGCCCGCCGACGGCTACACGCTGCTCTTGATGTCCAATACCCATACGGTGAACGAATCGCTGCTGCCGAAGAGGCCGTTCCAGCTGATGCGCGACTTCGTCCCGATTGCCCCGATCAACTATTCGGACCTGGTGCTGGTGGTCCATCCCTCGGTGGGGATCGATTCGGTCAAGCGGCTGCTCGCCATGGCAAGGTCGCGGCCTGGCGTGCTCAACTACGCCTCGTCCGGTCCGGGCACGCCGTATCACATGGCGGGCGAGCTGTTCAAATCGATGGCCAAGGTCGACATCGTGCACGTGCCGTACAAGGGCAGCTCCGGCGCGCGCACCGACGTGCTCGGCGGGCAGGTGGAGATGATGTTCGACGCCATCACCACCATGGCGCCCAACGTGCAGGCCGGGCGCGTGCGCGCGTTGGCGACCACCGGGCGCACGCGCTCCGCAGCGCTGCCCAGCGTTCCTACGGTGGACGAAGCCGGGGTTCCGGGCTACGACGCCGTCATCTGGCTCGGCATCATGGCGCCGACCGGCACGCCGAAGCCTGTCGTGGATCGATTGAACGCCGAAGTGCGCAAGGTCCTGGCGCGCGCCGACATCAAGGACGCCTGGAAGAAGCAGGGCGCCGAGACGATGGACATGGGCCCGGAGAGGTTCGACGAGTTCTTGCGCGGCGATATCGAGAAGTGGGCAAGCGTGGTGAAGGGGGCCGGGATCAAGGTGGATTGA